Proteins encoded together in one Pseudomonas sp. Seg1 window:
- a CDS encoding S-type pyocin domain-containing protein — MSDQNWRPGYTDLDTTHIIGNRTQTYSPNSEGGGYDRTGRTRNRSRTGSDLFSQLSRQDIADINEAVFISQTVQHIEASKAAIANEHHVKSSQLSTTLQSEINTVTASLGGVNGITPVEAITRQQTALTHLIHTKTAEQNNNQARANAFYGADPLTRTQQDLINVYLHIPASEVLHRWTDAYTSAFAAQRNAEELRQLTHKLHVLSYQLTQAYQAEAQQVARLQAQAAALAARAKAEAEHVTKVAAQIAQAKAETEHAAKLAAQIAQAELDAREDALWEARQKEARQLKAAQQARRRRKQIVASIVASEFDSKLRQFSQNQPEGIDEKLRWIKDHYQALYAGYLAVSKAEREVGGGYKTAGSEKRWSVLNNAQDEIKALTRQKYKIDKVQIPLIDGTTTAVRPLVVTADGLISGHEGSPFSPAKALGSLNDLRTTLTSGPIGVFLASIFYTPTLGNGELQRNPVVVTIPLSQFYPERKYSPSGTPVLLYWLRHRVVASARGEHTRLYLESPKNSFGVRVRQASFDPQTKLYTFTTEGLIPITLTWTPDSPPGDELLNSTDLPATDSGIRIYPGARVTQIEGRVDEHPSCDFDDPDDYILEFPIESGIESIYMMATRGGPRYEPGTVAGTGQVVGENWLGSATQPSGSPVPAQIADQLRGQDFRNFDRFREKFWRTVAADSDLSKQFSKADLKLLANGAAPSTDEIDSVGRRDKYEIHHIEHIKDGGEVYNIENLTIMTPHAHIELHKNGIKP, encoded by the coding sequence ATGAGTGATCAAAACTGGCGACCAGGCTATACAGACTTAGACACCACCCACATCATTGGAAATAGAACTCAAACTTATTCACCAAACTCTGAAGGTGGAGGATACGACCGTACTGGTCGAACGAGAAATAGAAGCCGAACTGGCTCAGACCTGTTCAGCCAACTATCAAGGCAAGACATCGCCGATATAAATGAAGCCGTTTTCATTTCGCAAACGGTTCAACACATTGAGGCAAGCAAAGCAGCAATAGCCAATGAACACCACGTAAAATCCAGTCAACTTTCCACCACTCTTCAATCCGAGATCAACACAGTCACTGCGAGTCTTGGCGGTGTCAACGGTATTACGCCTGTCGAGGCAATTACGCGCCAACAGACAGCCCTTACTCATCTGATACATACAAAAACTGCAGAGCAAAATAATAACCAGGCAAGAGCAAATGCATTTTATGGTGCTGATCCGCTGACCCGAACTCAACAGGATCTGATCAATGTCTACCTCCACATACCCGCGTCGGAAGTCCTTCATAGATGGACCGACGCTTACACGTCCGCTTTCGCAGCACAAAGGAATGCTGAAGAGCTAAGGCAACTGACGCACAAGCTTCATGTCCTGTCTTATCAGTTAACACAGGCCTACCAGGCAGAGGCACAGCAGGTTGCCAGGTTGCAAGCGCAAGCGGCAGCACTAGCTGCGAGAGCAAAGGCTGAAGCTGAGCATGTGACGAAAGTCGCGGCGCAAATTGCGCAAGCAAAGGCCGAAACCGAGCATGCGGCCAAGCTCGCAGCACAGATCGCGCAAGCTGAACTGGATGCTAGAGAAGACGCACTGTGGGAAGCGAGACAAAAGGAAGCCAGGCAACTTAAAGCAGCACAACAAGCCAGGCGAAGAAGAAAGCAAATCGTAGCTTCCATCGTTGCCTCCGAGTTTGATTCGAAGCTGCGTCAATTCTCTCAGAACCAACCAGAGGGTATCGATGAGAAACTACGTTGGATAAAAGACCACTATCAAGCGCTCTATGCCGGATACCTCGCAGTGTCCAAAGCGGAAAGAGAGGTCGGTGGCGGCTACAAAACTGCGGGAAGCGAAAAGCGTTGGAGCGTATTGAATAATGCTCAAGACGAAATCAAGGCGTTAACTCGCCAGAAATACAAAATTGATAAAGTACAAATACCCTTGATTGACGGCACAACTACTGCCGTTCGACCACTTGTCGTCACCGCAGACGGCTTGATTTCCGGGCATGAAGGCTCACCTTTCTCACCCGCTAAAGCACTCGGTTCCCTGAATGACCTTCGCACAACCCTCACCAGTGGGCCAATCGGCGTCTTTCTAGCTTCAATTTTCTACACTCCGACACTTGGAAACGGCGAGCTACAGCGCAATCCCGTGGTAGTCACCATACCGCTGTCTCAGTTTTACCCAGAGCGTAAATACTCCCCATCTGGAACACCTGTTCTCCTCTACTGGCTGCGGCACCGCGTAGTGGCATCCGCCCGAGGAGAACACACACGACTCTATCTTGAGTCGCCCAAAAACAGCTTTGGCGTGAGGGTCAGGCAAGCCAGTTTTGACCCCCAAACAAAACTTTACACGTTCACTACCGAAGGCTTGATCCCGATTACGCTGACCTGGACTCCTGATTCACCGCCAGGTGATGAGTTATTGAACAGCACCGACCTGCCGGCTACCGACTCCGGTATCCGAATTTATCCCGGAGCGAGAGTCACACAAATCGAGGGGCGAGTAGACGAACACCCCTCCTGCGACTTTGACGATCCTGATGATTACATCCTGGAGTTTCCGATAGAGTCGGGGATCGAATCCATCTACATGATGGCCACTCGCGGCGGCCCGCGTTATGAGCCGGGTACGGTGGCAGGCACAGGGCAGGTGGTTGGCGAAAATTGGTTGGGTAGCGCGACACAACCAAGTGGCTCGCCGGTTCCTGCACAGATTGCGGATCAGTTGCGTGGTCAGGATTTCAGAAACTTTGATAGATTCAGGGAAAAATTCTGGCGTACGGTCGCTGCTGATTCGGACCTTTCAAAGCAATTCAGCAAAGCTGACCTCAAGCTATTAGCGAATGGTGCAGCGCCCAGCACTGACGAGATAGACTCTGTTGGCCGAAGGGACAAGTACGAAATCCACCACATAGAACACATCAAAGACGGCGGTGAAGTTTATAACATTGAAAATTTAACTATAATGACCCCTCACGCACATATAGAACTACACAAGAACGGTATAAAACCATGA
- a CDS encoding bacteriocin immunity protein, translating to MKLKDKFEDYTEEEFLLFVTEFFEDTNGLTGDALSAYTSNLALHFEKITEHPKKRAVIFRPAPDREDSPAGVVKEVKEWREANGKPGFKPD from the coding sequence ATGAAATTAAAAGATAAATTCGAAGATTATACCGAAGAAGAGTTTTTACTTTTTGTGACGGAATTTTTTGAAGATACAAACGGCCTTACCGGCGACGCACTAAGTGCATATACAAGCAATCTCGCACTTCATTTTGAAAAAATAACTGAGCACCCAAAAAAACGCGCGGTTATATTTCGCCCGGCACCTGACCGCGAAGACAGTCCTGCTGGAGTCGTAAAAGAAGTCAAAGAATGGCGTGAAGCAAACGGTAAACCCGGCTTTAAGCCTGATTAA
- a CDS encoding energy transducer TonB, translating into MRWFFAWLLLVFGGSALASEKFLIPENNPKPVYPRMLQRAGITGEVKVSFIARADGSVSDIRIRESNHPDLAEAVRAAIAQWRFKPWVVEGDKPEEQEIVAPMIFHLEDHPLHINQWLKTVKCRAVNENLGNMSEFDWVDSSVFAYTRAYLSNSITRHQLSDEERLAMIAKMNKRVPMIVRSCRESPARKFMSLLPVEIRELL; encoded by the coding sequence ATGCGCTGGTTTTTTGCTTGGCTTTTGTTGGTGTTCGGAGGTTCCGCGCTGGCCTCAGAGAAGTTTTTGATCCCGGAAAACAATCCCAAACCGGTCTATCCTCGAATGCTGCAACGGGCGGGCATCACGGGGGAGGTGAAGGTCAGTTTTATCGCCAGGGCGGATGGCTCGGTCAGCGACATCAGGATTCGGGAAAGCAATCACCCGGACTTGGCCGAAGCAGTTCGAGCCGCGATAGCGCAGTGGCGGTTCAAACCCTGGGTGGTTGAAGGGGACAAACCTGAAGAGCAGGAAATCGTCGCGCCAATGATTTTCCACCTCGAAGACCACCCGCTTCATATCAACCAATGGCTGAAAACAGTTAAATGCCGGGCCGTTAACGAAAACCTTGGAAATATGAGCGAGTTCGATTGGGTTGACTCAAGCGTATTTGCGTATACGCGGGCCTATCTTTCAAATTCAATCACCAGGCATCAATTGTCGGATGAGGAGCGTCTGGCGATGATTGCGAAGATGAACAAGCGGGTTCCGATGATCGTAAGAAGTTGTCGAGAGAGTCCAGCGCGCAAGTTTATGAGTCTGCTGCCTGTGGAGATTCGGGAGTTGCTTTGA
- a CDS encoding flagellar basal body-associated protein FliL — MALKVRMLLPGLLAAAVITVSVLALSYAQDSAAPGLRNVTVLIVRHAEKPEVGRQLNARGEQRAVAYADYFSALMLDGQTLIPQRLIATADSAESMRPRQTLIPLSLHLQLPIEQPYANNDVDKLVSLLRKSNQAKTVLIAWHHGHINKLISAFGGDGPALIGQPKWPVDVYDWLIVLRFDDKGQLVESRSQKIQEHLLPGDIADPGRG; from the coding sequence ATGGCTCTGAAGGTTCGTATGTTGCTGCCCGGATTGCTGGCGGCGGCCGTAATCACTGTGTCCGTTCTGGCACTGAGTTACGCCCAGGATTCTGCGGCACCGGGTTTGCGCAATGTCACGGTGCTGATCGTGCGTCATGCGGAAAAACCTGAGGTCGGCAGGCAGCTCAATGCCCGAGGAGAGCAACGGGCTGTGGCCTATGCCGACTATTTCAGTGCGCTGATGCTGGACGGCCAGACGCTGATACCTCAGCGCCTGATCGCTACCGCCGACAGCGCGGAAAGTATGCGCCCGCGTCAGACGCTGATCCCGCTGTCCCTGCACCTGCAACTGCCCATCGAACAGCCTTATGCCAATAACGATGTCGACAAACTGGTCAGTTTGCTGCGCAAGAGTAATCAGGCGAAAACCGTGCTGATTGCCTGGCACCACGGGCATATCAACAAGTTGATCTCGGCTTTTGGTGGCGACGGCCCGGCATTGATCGGTCAACCGAAATGGCCGGTGGATGTCTACGACTGGCTCATCGTTTTGCGCTTCGACGACAAGGGGCAACTTGTTGAATCGCGTAGCCAGAAGATTCAGGAACATTTGCTGCCGGGCGATATTGCTGATCCCGGTCGCGGCTAA
- the glpT gene encoding glycerol-3-phosphate transporter yields MFAFFRPAAHQAPLPEEKIDSTYRRLRWQIFAGIFFGYAGYYLLRKNFSLAMPYLIEEGYSRGDLGLAMSAIAIAYGLSKFLMGLVSDRSNPRYFLPFGLLVSAGVMFIFGFAPWATSSVTMMFILLFINGWAQGMGWPPSGRTMVHWWSQKERGGVVSVWNVAHNVGGGLIGPLFLIGMGLFNDWHAAFYVPAAVALGVAVFAFITMRDTPQSVGLPPIEKYKNDYPEGYDASHEDEFSAKEIFVKYVLRNKMLWYIAMANVFVYLLRYGVLDWAPTYLKEAKGFTVDKTSWAYFFYEWAGIPGTLLCGWMSDKIFRGNRGLTGMVFMALVTVATLVYWLNPAGNPTVDMIALFSIGFLIYGPVMLIGLQALELAPKKAAGTAAGFTGLFGYLGGSVAASAAMGYTVDHFGWDGGFVLLVGACLLSMAFLAPTLWHKQVASQSREAIA; encoded by the coding sequence ATGTTTGCTTTCTTTCGTCCTGCCGCACATCAGGCTCCATTGCCTGAAGAAAAAATAGACAGCACTTACCGACGCCTGCGCTGGCAGATCTTCGCCGGTATCTTCTTTGGCTACGCGGGTTATTACCTGCTGCGCAAAAACTTCTCCCTGGCCATGCCGTACCTGATCGAAGAAGGCTACAGCCGCGGTGATCTGGGTCTGGCGATGTCGGCGATCGCGATCGCTTACGGCTTGTCGAAATTCCTCATGGGCCTGGTGTCCGACCGCTCCAACCCGCGTTACTTCCTGCCGTTCGGCCTGCTGGTCTCGGCCGGGGTGATGTTCATTTTCGGTTTCGCACCATGGGCAACGTCCAGCGTGACCATGATGTTCATTCTGTTGTTCATTAACGGCTGGGCCCAAGGCATGGGTTGGCCGCCAAGTGGCCGGACCATGGTGCACTGGTGGTCGCAGAAGGAACGTGGCGGCGTAGTGTCGGTGTGGAACGTGGCGCATAACGTCGGCGGTGGCCTGATCGGCCCGCTGTTCCTGATCGGCATGGGCCTGTTCAACGACTGGCACGCAGCGTTCTACGTACCAGCCGCTGTGGCGCTGGGCGTGGCGGTGTTTGCCTTCATCACCATGCGCGACACCCCGCAATCGGTGGGCCTGCCGCCGATCGAGAAGTACAAGAACGACTACCCGGAAGGTTACGACGCCAGCCACGAAGACGAATTCAGCGCCAAGGAAATCTTCGTCAAGTACGTGCTGCGCAACAAAATGCTCTGGTACATCGCCATGGCCAACGTCTTCGTCTACCTGCTGCGCTATGGCGTGCTGGACTGGGCGCCGACCTACCTCAAGGAAGCCAAGGGTTTCACCGTGGATAAAACCTCGTGGGCCTATTTCTTCTACGAGTGGGCGGGCATTCCGGGCACGCTGCTGTGCGGCTGGATGTCGGACAAGATCTTCCGTGGCAACCGTGGCCTGACCGGCATGGTGTTCATGGCACTGGTGACCGTGGCGACCCTGGTTTACTGGTTGAACCCGGCCGGCAACCCGACCGTCGACATGATCGCGCTGTTCTCCATCGGCTTCCTGATCTACGGCCCGGTAATGCTGATCGGCCTGCAGGCGCTGGAACTGGCACCGAAGAAAGCCGCCGGCACTGCTGCCGGTTTCACCGGTCTGTTCGGTTATCTGGGCGGTTCGGTCGCGGCCAGTGCGGCGATGGGCTACACCGTGGACCACTTCGGCTGGGACGGTGGTTTCGTCTTGCTGGTCGGCGCTTGCCTGCTGTCGATGGCCTTCCTGGCCCCGACCCTGTGGCACAAGCAAGTCGCCAGTCAGAGCCGCGAAGCCATCGCCTGA
- a CDS encoding gamma-glutamylcyclotransferase — MSAIENGFLNLAYPPRLDLGPQLTHEQLLASMQSTMARHKGGPVWLFAYGSLIWRPECSAVERVRGRVHGYHRGLYLWSHEHRGTPEMPGLVFGLDRGGSCSGFAYRLPEDNLDAALYALWKREMPVPSYRPHWLNCRLEDGTQVQALGFVLERHLPSYAGNLPDHVLSQVFESACGRYGTTRDYVEQTAHALRSHAMPDRNLEARLKRCKSTADQAMASRL; from the coding sequence ATGAGCGCCATTGAAAACGGATTCTTGAATCTTGCTTACCCTCCACGGCTCGATCTTGGGCCGCAGCTGACGCACGAACAACTTCTCGCTTCCATGCAATCGACCATGGCACGCCACAAGGGCGGGCCGGTGTGGCTGTTCGCCTATGGTTCGCTGATCTGGCGGCCGGAATGTTCGGCAGTCGAACGGGTGCGCGGTCGCGTGCATGGCTACCATCGCGGCTTGTACCTGTGGTCGCACGAGCATCGCGGCACGCCGGAAATGCCCGGCCTGGTGTTTGGTCTGGATCGCGGCGGTTCGTGCAGCGGCTTCGCCTATCGGCTGCCGGAAGACAACCTCGACGCTGCGCTGTATGCGCTGTGGAAACGCGAGATGCCGGTGCCGTCCTATCGGCCACACTGGCTCAATTGCCGGCTCGAAGATGGCACTCAGGTACAGGCGTTGGGGTTTGTTCTGGAGCGACACCTGCCCAGCTATGCCGGCAACCTGCCGGATCATGTGCTGAGCCAGGTGTTCGAAAGCGCCTGCGGGCGTTACGGCACCACTCGCGATTATGTCGAGCAGACCGCACACGCCCTGCGCAGCCACGCCATGCCAGACCGAAATCTGGAGGCGCGACTCAAGCGCTGCAAATCAACAGCCGATCAGGCGATGGCTTCGCGGCTCTGA
- a CDS encoding CDP-6-deoxy-delta-3,4-glucoseen reductase has protein sequence MRVTLQPSGAVLEIRPGERILDGARRLGYECPQSCRNGNCHVCAALLVEGRVEQAGKVHDHGEFYTCIAEPLEDCILLWDGVLALGELPVRSLSCQVIECRDVGGDTWRVRLRAPAGKPPRYHAGQYLMIERENGEKSAFSMASAPHGGRDLEIHVLAREASALSLIEQLQRNAMVRVELPFGDTHLAELPDGPLVLIAAGTGMGQIHSLIEHCRANGFKHPVHLYWGVRRPEDFYDIEHWDEWLKLPNLFLHKVVSDQCGWEGRCGMLHEAVCEDFPDLKPLHVYASGSPAMVYGTLDALVEAGMDAHQMRADVFAYAPRS, from the coding sequence ATGCGTGTAACCCTGCAGCCCTCCGGAGCGGTGCTTGAGATACGGCCCGGCGAGCGGATTCTCGATGGTGCGCGGCGCCTGGGCTACGAATGCCCGCAAAGCTGCCGCAACGGCAATTGTCACGTGTGTGCGGCGCTGCTGGTCGAAGGCCGTGTCGAGCAGGCCGGCAAGGTGCATGACCACGGCGAGTTCTACACTTGCATAGCCGAGCCGCTGGAAGACTGCATCCTGCTGTGGGATGGCGTGCTCGCGCTGGGAGAACTGCCGGTGCGCAGCCTGTCGTGTCAGGTCATTGAATGCCGGGACGTCGGCGGCGACACCTGGCGTGTGCGTCTGCGTGCACCGGCCGGCAAGCCACCGCGTTATCACGCCGGGCAGTATCTGATGATCGAACGCGAGAACGGCGAGAAGTCGGCGTTCTCCATGGCCTCGGCACCCCACGGCGGGCGCGATCTGGAAATCCACGTGCTGGCGCGCGAAGCCAGTGCGTTGAGTCTGATCGAACAGCTGCAACGCAACGCGATGGTGCGCGTCGAACTGCCGTTCGGTGACACCCATCTTGCCGAATTGCCTGACGGACCGCTGGTGCTGATCGCCGCAGGTACTGGCATGGGCCAGATCCACAGCCTGATCGAGCATTGCCGCGCCAACGGCTTCAAACACCCGGTGCATCTGTACTGGGGCGTGCGTCGTCCGGAAGATTTCTATGACATCGAACACTGGGACGAATGGTTGAAACTGCCCAATCTGTTTCTGCACAAAGTCGTCAGCGACCAATGCGGTTGGGAAGGGCGCTGCGGGATGTTGCACGAAGCGGTGTGCGAAGACTTCCCGGATCTGAAACCGTTGCACGTCTACGCCAGCGGCTCACCGGCCATGGTCTACGGCACGCTGGATGCACTTGTTGAAGCTGGCATGGACGCTCATCAAATGCGTGCCGATGTGTTCGCTTACGCTCCGCGCTCCTGA
- the ubiD gene encoding 4-hydroxy-3-polyprenylbenzoate decarboxylase: protein MKFKDLRDFVQQLEQRGELKRIQIPVSPVLEMTEVCDRTLRAKGPALLFEKPTGYDIPVLGNLFGTPERVAMGMGAESLSELREIGKLLAFLKEPEPPKGLKDAWSKLPIFRKIISMAPKVVKDAVCQEVVIEGDDVDLAMLPVQTCWPGDVGPLITWGLTVTKGPNKDRQNLGIYRQQVIGRNKVIMRWLSHRGGALDYREWCEKHPGQPFPVSVALGADPATILGAVTPVPDSLSEYAFAGLLRGNRTELVKCRGNDLQVPATAEIILEGVIHPGEMADEGPYGDHTGYYNEVDSFPVFTVERITHRIKPIYHSTYTGRPPDEPAILGVALNEVFVPILQKQFPEITDFYLPPEGCSYRMAIVTMKKSYPGHAKRVMLGVWSFLRQFMYTKFVIVCDDDINARDWNDVIWAITTRMDPKRDTVMIDNTPIDYLDFASPVSGLGSKMGLDATHKWPGETTREWGRVIVKDDAVTQRIDAIWNQLGID from the coding sequence ATGAAATTCAAGGATCTTCGGGATTTCGTGCAGCAGCTTGAGCAGCGCGGAGAGTTGAAACGCATCCAGATTCCCGTCTCGCCGGTGCTGGAAATGACCGAGGTGTGCGATCGCACGCTGCGGGCCAAAGGCCCGGCGCTGCTGTTCGAAAAACCGACCGGCTACGACATTCCGGTGCTCGGCAACCTGTTCGGCACGCCCGAGCGGGTGGCGATGGGCATGGGCGCCGAATCGCTCAGCGAGCTGCGCGAAATAGGCAAGTTGCTGGCGTTCCTCAAGGAGCCGGAGCCGCCGAAGGGCTTGAAAGACGCCTGGTCGAAACTGCCGATCTTCCGCAAGATCATCTCGATGGCGCCGAAAGTCGTCAAAGACGCGGTGTGCCAGGAAGTGGTCATCGAAGGCGACGACGTCGACCTGGCGATGTTGCCGGTACAGACCTGCTGGCCCGGCGACGTCGGTCCGCTGATCACCTGGGGCCTGACCGTCACCAAAGGCCCGAACAAGGACCGGCAGAATCTCGGTATCTACCGTCAGCAAGTGATCGGCCGCAACAAAGTCATCATGCGCTGGCTCAGCCACCGTGGCGGCGCGCTGGACTATCGCGAATGGTGCGAGAAACATCCGGGCCAGCCGTTCCCGGTGTCTGTGGCCCTTGGCGCCGATCCGGCAACCATCCTTGGCGCCGTGACCCCGGTGCCGGACAGCCTGTCCGAATACGCTTTCGCCGGCCTGCTGCGCGGTAACCGCACCGAACTGGTGAAGTGCCGTGGCAACGACCTGCAAGTGCCGGCCACCGCCGAGATCATCCTTGAAGGCGTGATCCACCCGGGCGAAATGGCCGACGAAGGCCCGTACGGCGACCACACCGGTTACTACAACGAAGTCGACAGCTTCCCGGTGTTCACCGTCGAGCGCATCACCCACCGCATCAAACCGATCTACCACAGCACTTACACTGGCCGTCCGCCGGATGAGCCGGCGATCCTCGGTGTAGCACTCAATGAAGTGTTCGTGCCGATCCTGCAGAAGCAGTTCCCGGAGATCACCGACTTCTACCTGCCGCCGGAAGGCTGCTCGTACCGCATGGCCATCGTGACCATGAAGAAGTCGTATCCGGGGCATGCCAAGCGCGTGATGCTCGGTGTCTGGTCGTTTTTGCGACAGTTCATGTACACCAAGTTCGTTATCGTCTGTGACGACGATATCAACGCCCGGGACTGGAACGACGTGATCTGGGCCATCACCACGCGCATGGACCCCAAGCGTGACACGGTGATGATCGATAACACGCCGATCGACTATCTCGACTTCGCCTCGCCGGTCTCCGGCCTGGGTTCGAAAATGGGCCTGGATGCCACCCACAAGTGGCCGGGCGAAACCACTCGCGAGTGGGGCCGTGTGATCGTCAAGGACGACGCCGTCACCCAACGGATCGATGCCATCTGGAATCAGTTAGGAATAGATTGA
- a CDS encoding acyltransferase family protein, which translates to MHTFGNRRDIDGLRALAVLPVVLFHFGFNTFSGGFVGVDVFFVISGFLITSILFREISAQRFSFLDFWGRRARRILPALTVVVVVTLALGWLLLTAKDLAELGRTIRYQSLFISNILFMREDGYFQPASELKPLLHTWSLAVEEQYYIFFPLMMVLLMRYVRHWRWMLFAVLLVSFGLNILYIERRPEFAFFALPTRAWELLCGAMLAVLPVPKHVARPWLRQTIGLAGLAAVLVAVFTFDKTTVFPGWAALLPVLGTTALIWSGAQGATWASRLLSVRVLVWIGLLSYSLYLWHWPVYVYANAISIDGIQPLEALGWMALALALAWLSLRYIELPFREKRVFASRNSVLVGGLVSITVLAITGSVIRSADGVPQRLSGKALEYAQSREWNAGQSKCMHLSTDKALTKSCLVGGDQSITATKMFWGDSHAAALLPAIEGNTGRNVQPVWLYSLTGCPPIIDDALRPQCKDFNQRNMERVISLGIKDVVLAANWSLYVYGREDGDGDRQFLLDRKDNPRQAEQRMAAAIKARVAELRESGVQVWLFKEVPLQHKSYIDRLTSLARIGRSAEGLGRPLSEHLARQQFFTDLFASMSAADSGVHVIDPTPLMCKDGLCAIDVDGHSQYKDADHLSDVGSARLSPLFAPILLGTSHN; encoded by the coding sequence ATGCACACGTTTGGCAATCGCCGTGATATCGACGGATTACGGGCACTGGCGGTTTTACCCGTCGTACTGTTTCATTTCGGATTCAATACGTTCAGTGGCGGCTTTGTCGGCGTTGATGTGTTTTTCGTCATCTCCGGATTCCTGATCACTTCGATCCTGTTCCGTGAAATCAGTGCGCAGCGCTTCAGCTTCCTCGATTTCTGGGGGCGTCGCGCCCGGCGCATCCTGCCGGCATTGACCGTGGTTGTAGTGGTGACGCTGGCACTAGGCTGGCTTTTGCTGACGGCCAAAGACCTGGCAGAGCTGGGGCGCACGATTCGTTACCAATCCCTGTTCATTTCCAACATTCTGTTCATGCGCGAGGACGGCTACTTCCAGCCCGCCTCGGAACTCAAGCCGTTGCTGCATACCTGGTCGCTGGCGGTGGAGGAGCAGTACTACATTTTCTTCCCGCTGATGATGGTGTTGCTGATGCGCTACGTCCGGCATTGGCGCTGGATGTTGTTCGCGGTGCTGCTGGTGTCGTTCGGTTTGAACATCCTCTACATCGAACGCAGACCTGAATTCGCCTTTTTCGCGCTGCCGACCCGCGCCTGGGAGTTGCTCTGCGGGGCCATGCTGGCGGTGTTGCCGGTACCGAAACACGTCGCGCGGCCATGGCTGCGGCAGACCATTGGCCTGGCCGGGCTGGCGGCGGTGCTGGTGGCCGTTTTCACTTTTGACAAGACCACGGTGTTCCCGGGCTGGGCAGCCTTGCTGCCGGTACTGGGCACAACGGCGCTGATCTGGTCTGGCGCACAGGGCGCAACCTGGGCCAGTCGTCTGTTGAGTGTCCGGGTTCTGGTCTGGATTGGCTTGCTTTCTTACTCGCTTTATCTGTGGCACTGGCCGGTTTATGTGTATGCCAACGCGATTTCCATCGACGGCATCCAGCCGCTGGAAGCGCTCGGCTGGATGGCCTTGGCGTTGGCCCTGGCGTGGCTGAGCCTGCGGTATATCGAACTGCCGTTTCGTGAGAAGCGAGTGTTTGCCAGCCGTAACTCGGTGTTGGTCGGTGGTTTGGTGTCGATCACGGTGCTGGCGATTACCGGTTCGGTGATTCGCTCGGCAGACGGTGTTCCGCAACGTCTCAGCGGCAAGGCGCTCGAGTATGCACAATCGCGTGAGTGGAACGCCGGGCAGTCGAAGTGCATGCACTTGAGCACCGACAAGGCGCTGACCAAGTCCTGCCTGGTGGGCGGTGACCAAAGTATTACGGCGACAAAAATGTTCTGGGGCGACAGTCACGCCGCCGCATTGTTGCCGGCCATCGAGGGCAATACTGGCCGCAACGTGCAGCCGGTGTGGCTGTACAGCCTGACGGGGTGCCCGCCGATCATCGATGATGCGTTGCGCCCGCAGTGCAAAGACTTCAACCAGCGCAACATGGAACGCGTCATCAGTCTGGGGATCAAGGACGTGGTACTGGCAGCAAACTGGAGTCTGTACGTTTATGGCCGCGAAGACGGCGACGGGGATCGACAGTTCCTGCTTGATCGCAAAGACAACCCGCGCCAGGCAGAGCAACGAATGGCTGCCGCTATCAAAGCGCGTGTGGCCGAGTTGCGCGAGTCCGGCGTGCAAGTCTGGCTGTTCAAGGAAGTGCCACTGCAGCACAAGAGTTACATCGACCGCCTGACCAGCCTGGCCCGGATCGGCCGTTCGGCAGAAGGGCTTGGTCGTCCGCTCAGTGAACATCTGGCACGTCAGCAGTTTTTCACTGACCTGTTCGCTTCGATGAGCGCCGCCGATTCCGGCGTGCATGTCATCGACCCGACACCGCTGATGTGCAAGGACGGGCTCTGCGCCATCGATGTCGACGGCCACTCGCAGTACAAGGATGCGGATCATCTTTCGGACGTCGGTAGTGCCAGACTGAGCCCGTTGTTTGCGCCGATCCTGCTGGGCACGAGCCACAATTGA